In Bifidobacterium sp. ESL0775, the following are encoded in one genomic region:
- a CDS encoding AAA family ATPase — protein MFEAAIRYADGGSEISTRQDFIDSFDRMRAHKFIADARQTMGLFWMRPNTFLSLDSNTKQYIDMEFQVRPVSPIDGKGYFDVLHKVKESTMESFPEISLKAWNRDGWFPDEEHRNTGLTATEWESVLANPDLTTTNNLITLASLVEHPQGMTCVELADLYKREPNFYSSNVSTLSEKVAKKFGLADVDQQSGTFEYWTVMCLGRKVKKPRSGNYEWKLRSEVIEALNSMDLSRYPLYTDKPETSAESESSPISKAEVEPYGDKDFLDDVFLTSSDLDELKELLERKKNVILQGAPGTGKTFTAKRLAWDILGHKDGGHIEFVQFHQNTSYDEFVYGYRPTEDGKGFEKVPGVFVQFVRKAIAHPDEPYFFIIDEINRANISKVFGELLMTIEADHRGPDESVTLTVSQEPFYVPQNLYIIGMMNTADRGLALIDYALRRRFTFFTMKPALKNKKFTDLIEGRHDSKLSALVKAVGKLNDKIAGDETLGEGFCIGHSYFCQNNDDNDPNFASSIVSYELIPLIQEYWFDNPKKVKEECDALTNSVK, from the coding sequence ATGTTCGAAGCTGCTATACGTTATGCAGATGGTGGCTCGGAGATCTCAACGCGTCAAGATTTTATTGATTCGTTTGATCGGATGAGAGCTCACAAATTCATTGCTGATGCAAGGCAGACAATGGGTCTGTTTTGGATGCGGCCTAACACTTTTCTGTCCTTGGACAGTAATACAAAACAGTATATTGATATGGAATTTCAGGTCAGACCTGTATCGCCGATTGACGGTAAAGGTTATTTTGATGTTTTGCACAAGGTGAAAGAATCGACTATGGAATCTTTTCCTGAGATTTCATTGAAAGCATGGAATCGTGATGGGTGGTTTCCAGATGAGGAGCATCGAAATACAGGTCTCACGGCAACAGAATGGGAGTCGGTACTTGCCAATCCCGATCTAACGACGACGAATAATCTTATTACGCTTGCAAGCCTTGTAGAGCATCCTCAGGGGATGACATGCGTTGAATTGGCTGATCTGTATAAACGAGAGCCGAATTTTTATTCGAGCAACGTCTCTACCTTGAGCGAGAAAGTCGCGAAAAAATTCGGTTTAGCGGATGTCGACCAGCAAAGCGGAACTTTTGAGTATTGGACAGTAATGTGTCTTGGTCGGAAGGTCAAAAAACCTCGGTCGGGAAATTATGAATGGAAATTGCGCTCTGAAGTGATTGAAGCGCTTAACAGCATGGATCTTTCGAGATATCCGCTGTATACCGATAAACCAGAGACTTCAGCTGAGTCCGAGTCCTCGCCGATAAGCAAAGCCGAGGTGGAACCGTATGGCGACAAGGATTTCCTGGATGATGTCTTTTTGACTTCTTCTGATTTGGATGAGCTGAAAGAGTTGCTAGAACGCAAGAAAAACGTCATTCTGCAAGGTGCTCCGGGCACTGGCAAGACATTCACCGCAAAACGGCTTGCGTGGGACATATTGGGGCATAAAGATGGTGGGCATATCGAATTCGTGCAATTCCATCAGAATACGAGCTACGACGAATTCGTCTATGGTTACCGGCCGACCGAGGATGGCAAGGGATTTGAAAAGGTGCCGGGTGTTTTCGTCCAGTTTGTGCGGAAAGCTATTGCCCATCCTGATGAGCCATATTTCTTCATTATCGACGAAATCAATCGGGCCAACATCTCCAAGGTTTTCGGTGAGCTATTGATGACCATTGAAGCCGACCACCGTGGTCCTGACGAGAGCGTGACTCTTACGGTTTCGCAAGAACCGTTTTATGTGCCCCAAAACCTGTATATCATCGGCATGATGAACACAGCCGACCGTGGTCTGGCACTTATCGACTATGCGTTGAGGCGGCGGTTCACATTCTTTACGATGAAACCTGCACTTAAAAACAAGAAATTCACTGATTTAATCGAGGGGCGTCATGATTCGAAATTATCAGCACTGGTAAAGGCAGTCGGAAAGCTCAACGACAAGATTGCGGGTGATGAAACCTTAGGCGAAGGTTTCTGCATCGGTCACAGCTATTTCTGCCAAAACAACGATGACAACGATCCGAATTTCGCGAGTTCAATTGTCAGTTACGAACTCATTCCTTTGATTCAAGAATACTGGTTTGATAACCCTAAGAAAGTCAAAGAAGAATGTGATGCTCTTACGAATAGTGTGAAATAG
- a CDS encoding alpha/beta hydrolase-fold protein has protein sequence MDWFYNIQLLKGWLPTTIEVATLVGCILLVVLKSKSGWFKPLLQQLGWGVIGGLVGYFVVWLLSDVFMVFGVSLGSKVEITITYGIAVISILLAACVDSGKIRRIIAIVTVILALITCLLHVDGIYGEYTTMGSLFGHNQFSKLDTDSIRKATEHQTNTVEDWQKLGKEDKLPAMPKHGEVHSVDIPATASHFKARTANVYLPPAALSKNPPRLPVMIVLAGQPGTPDRFFNAGQLGQKLDKYAAKHYGLAPIAISPDQNGSITHNSLCSDTPVYGNAETYLTRDVTDWVKSNLPVEKSPDKWLIGGFSQGGTCATQLGPAHPGIYGHIYSAGGEIEPTSGSHKSTVKHYFGGNEKEFDKHVPISIINRHAPSKQTWFSAAGQIDSKSQKNQKAISAAAMKAGMSVTTVIVKDNGHDWHTVNAGMTTQIDLFGTETGLGKTGKDIDSYPLLEVVAANTNKFSD, from the coding sequence ATGGATTGGTTCTACAACATACAACTGCTCAAGGGATGGCTTCCGACCACCATAGAAGTGGCCACCCTTGTCGGCTGTATTCTGCTTGTCGTGCTCAAATCGAAGAGCGGATGGTTCAAGCCTCTGCTGCAGCAACTGGGTTGGGGCGTCATCGGCGGCCTGGTCGGCTACTTCGTCGTCTGGCTGCTTTCCGATGTCTTCATGGTTTTCGGCGTCAGCTTGGGCAGCAAGGTCGAGATCACCATCACGTACGGCATCGCCGTGATCTCCATATTGCTGGCCGCATGCGTGGATTCGGGGAAGATTCGCCGTATCATCGCGATCGTCACCGTCATCCTGGCGCTGATCACCTGCCTGTTGCACGTGGACGGCATCTATGGCGAGTACACGACAATGGGCTCGTTGTTCGGCCACAACCAATTTTCCAAGCTCGACACCGATAGCATCCGCAAGGCGACGGAACACCAAACCAACACCGTCGAGGATTGGCAGAAACTGGGCAAGGAAGACAAACTGCCGGCCATGCCCAAACATGGCGAGGTCCACTCGGTCGACATTCCGGCCACGGCCTCGCATTTCAAGGCGCGCACCGCCAACGTGTACCTTCCGCCGGCGGCGTTGAGCAAGAACCCGCCGAGGCTGCCCGTCATGATCGTGCTCGCGGGGCAACCTGGCACGCCGGACCGTTTCTTCAACGCGGGCCAACTCGGGCAGAAGCTCGACAAGTACGCGGCGAAACATTACGGTTTGGCCCCCATCGCAATCTCACCGGACCAGAACGGGTCCATCACCCACAACTCCCTGTGCTCCGACACTCCCGTGTACGGCAATGCGGAGACCTATCTGACCCGTGATGTCACCGATTGGGTGAAAAGCAACCTGCCTGTCGAGAAATCGCCAGACAAATGGCTCATCGGCGGCTTCTCGCAAGGAGGGACCTGCGCCACGCAACTCGGTCCCGCACATCCGGGCATCTACGGCCATATCTATAGCGCGGGCGGCGAGATAGAGCCTACCAGCGGCTCACACAAGAGCACCGTCAAACATTATTTCGGCGGGAATGAAAAGGAGTTCGACAAGCATGTCCCGATCTCCATCATCAACCGTCATGCGCCCTCCAAACAGACATGGTTCTCGGCGGCGGGCCAGATAGACAGCAAATCGCAGAAGAACCAAAAGGCCATCAGCGCCGCGGCCATGAAGGCGGGCATGTCGGTGACCACGGTGATCGTCAAGGACAACGGGCACGATTGGCACACCGTCAACGCGGGAATGACGACGCAGATCGATCTGTTCGGCACTGAAACCGGGCTGGGCAAAACCGGCAAGGACATCGACTCCTACCCGCTGTTGGAAGTCGTGGCGGCCAATACGAACAAATTCAGCGACTGA
- a CDS encoding LTA synthase family protein produces the protein MIIDECEYGHGMVKLKEKNGKGMDGAENKAIPGDETLDGKGTGDASSDFVVGAGKKRSGSQRLHIHGWLYALLFLVFDIVMALILQQGVSQNDTRVKLASPLTGVWGMISKMWEKGNFVFVLNLLLLGLIYLAVIMAFNRFWIATPVMFVLVIVIAVVEHFKVSVRYETILPSDLSFVSNGDAGSLMSFIPSGSGGLITAVIIAIVAVIALFVALSHFDARHGKVFGFVRHDGVNRRKAANKSDVEDNDVDNKGNGSNAKSKSLGAALRIVLIIVPLLLVTGFSYQVGQINTFTNSFAKTMGYIPSMWDSVYDAQRNGPLVSFLGQAHPKVMDQPSDYNEATMKQVAKRYSAEAAKINKTRTAKMDDSSVVFILSESYSDPSRVPGLRINHDPIPNTREIKQHTTGGYMLSSGYGGGTANLEYMSLTGMSMVNFDPSLTSPYQQLIPGEKWTPTINQLWGSKEHSVAFHPYEPSMYLRANNYKKFGFSHFYSLEPPEVIAHRQKIDSSPYVSDASAYQSVYESMKKNPQNEFVQLATMQNHMPYHNWYKGNDFKAESTDPSQPLGADENESINTYAKGANITDKATAKFLEQMDSLDKPVTVVFYGDHLPGIYKTASADQKNSLALHTTDYFIWSNKASGRQGYKSPDGEYSSPNFFMAQAAEQTNAKVTPFLAFLTQLHGKVSAMEPPVVNQIQGWSRIPEGQPIYLDPKGHPMAASDFDKETKQLMHDYKLIQYDVTAGKGYLKDAGFMG, from the coding sequence ATGATTATCGACGAATGCGAATATGGTCATGGCATGGTGAAGCTCAAGGAAAAGAACGGTAAGGGTATGGACGGCGCTGAAAACAAGGCAATCCCCGGAGACGAGACGTTGGATGGCAAAGGGACGGGCGATGCGTCGTCGGATTTCGTGGTCGGGGCCGGCAAGAAACGTTCCGGCTCGCAACGTCTGCATATCCACGGTTGGCTTTACGCGCTGCTGTTCCTGGTCTTCGACATCGTCATGGCGCTCATTTTGCAGCAGGGCGTCTCCCAGAACGATACCCGCGTGAAGCTCGCCAGCCCGCTGACCGGGGTGTGGGGCATGATCTCCAAGATGTGGGAGAAGGGCAATTTCGTCTTTGTGCTGAATTTGCTGCTGTTGGGACTTATCTATCTCGCTGTGATTATGGCGTTCAACCGCTTCTGGATCGCCACACCCGTCATGTTCGTCTTAGTGATCGTCATCGCCGTGGTGGAGCATTTCAAGGTGAGCGTTCGCTATGAGACGATTCTCCCCTCCGATCTGAGTTTCGTCTCCAACGGCGACGCGGGGTCGCTGATGAGTTTCATTCCCTCGGGGTCGGGCGGTCTTATCACGGCTGTCATCATCGCGATAGTGGCGGTCATCGCCTTGTTTGTCGCGTTGAGTCATTTCGACGCAAGGCATGGGAAGGTGTTCGGTTTCGTACGCCATGATGGCGTTAATCGACGCAAAGCCGCGAATAAAAGCGATGTCGAAGATAATGATGTCGATAATAAAGGAAATGGCAGCAATGCAAAGAGCAAAAGCCTTGGTGCCGCGTTGCGTATCGTGCTGATTATAGTGCCTCTGTTGCTGGTGACAGGCTTCAGCTATCAGGTTGGGCAGATCAACACCTTCACCAATTCCTTCGCCAAGACCATGGGCTACATCCCCTCGATGTGGGATTCCGTCTACGACGCGCAGCGTAACGGGCCTCTGGTCTCGTTCCTGGGTCAGGCCCATCCCAAGGTGATGGATCAACCCAGCGACTACAACGAGGCGACGATGAAGCAGGTCGCCAAGCGCTACTCCGCGGAGGCCGCGAAGATCAACAAGACTCGCACGGCCAAGATGGACGACAGCAGCGTCGTCTTCATCCTTTCCGAATCGTATTCCGACCCGTCGCGCGTGCCGGGGCTCAGGATCAATCACGATCCGATTCCCAATACACGCGAAATCAAGCAGCACACGACCGGCGGCTACATGCTTTCCTCAGGCTATGGCGGCGGCACCGCGAACCTTGAGTATATGAGCCTCACGGGCATGTCGATGGTTAATTTCGATCCGTCGCTCACGAGCCCGTACCAGCAGCTCATTCCGGGTGAAAAGTGGACGCCGACCATCAACCAGCTGTGGGGGAGCAAAGAGCATTCCGTGGCCTTCCATCCCTACGAACCGTCGATGTACCTGCGTGCCAACAACTACAAGAAGTTCGGCTTTTCGCACTTCTACTCGCTGGAGCCGCCGGAGGTCATCGCGCATCGCCAGAAGATCGATTCCTCGCCGTATGTTTCCGACGCTTCGGCCTACCAGAGCGTCTACGAATCGATGAAGAAGAACCCGCAGAACGAATTCGTCCAGCTGGCCACAATGCAGAACCACATGCCGTATCACAACTGGTACAAGGGCAATGATTTCAAGGCCGAATCCACCGATCCGTCGCAGCCGCTCGGTGCCGACGAGAACGAGTCGATCAACACTTACGCCAAAGGCGCCAACATCACCGACAAGGCCACCGCCAAGTTCCTGGAGCAGATGGATTCGCTCGATAAGCCCGTCACCGTCGTCTTCTACGGCGACCACCTGCCCGGCATTTACAAGACCGCCTCGGCCGACCAGAAGAACTCCCTGGCGCTGCACACCACCGATTACTTCATCTGGTCGAACAAGGCCAGCGGCAGGCAGGGTTACAAGAGCCCCGACGGGGAATATTCCTCGCCGAACTTCTTCATGGCGCAGGCCGCCGAGCAGACCAACGCCAAGGTCACGCCCTTCCTCGCCTTCCTGACCCAGCTGCACGGCAAGGTTTCCGCGATGGAGCCGCCCGTGGTCAACCAGATCCAGGGTTGGTCACGCATCCCCGAAGGCCAGCCGATCTATCTTGACCCCAAGGGACATCCGATGGCCGCAAGCGACTTCGACAAGGAGACCAAGCAACTGATGCACGACTACAAGCTCATCCAGTACGATGTCACCGCCGGAAAGGGCTATCTCAAAGACGCCGGGTTTATGGGCTGA
- a CDS encoding ABC transporter permease — MRVGDIIRLAFQNLRRRKSRTILTVLGVIVGSCSILIMISLGQGMSAANEAMLREMGDLTLITVGSNADGNPMMGMSSSNDGGNSPKRLNKTALTVFRNIENVKAVTPMDVLNIPVNVTAGAGGRYKADQYSSLVIQGIDMTQLKAMSFDIVKGREPLRSGEVLAGKNTAYSFGDKFRSDEDSFRYAPDSGACQWNPETNRCETSDKPAFFDPLTVSYTASKAAEDEDGHGGGIGAGITRDGPSAPQAANVNNPGGTFKFNAVGTLKSNQTAGESTHNGFLMSLEDLQKMRKALDPSAPTPSDYSTVLVKVDDISKVAQVQKHIQSLGYQATSSEDMRKQMQKESNMVQLALGGIGAVAFLVAAIGIANTMVMSVTERTREIGIMKALGCRVRDIRLMFLTEAAALGLLGGVVGCLLSGLASLGINAVANSATSQMTMPGQEATNISIIPWWLYLSALVFCSIIGLIFGFGPANKAVRIPAFDAIKNQE, encoded by the coding sequence ATGAGAGTCGGCGACATCATACGGCTTGCGTTTCAGAATCTGCGACGGCGCAAGTCGCGAACCATCCTCACCGTCCTGGGCGTGATCGTCGGGTCCTGCTCGATTCTCATCATGATTTCGCTGGGTCAGGGCATGAGCGCAGCCAACGAAGCCATGCTCAGGGAAATGGGCGACCTGACCCTGATTACGGTAGGTAGCAACGCAGACGGCAACCCGATGATGGGGATGTCGAGCTCGAACGACGGTGGGAATTCTCCTAAACGACTTAACAAGACCGCATTGACCGTCTTTCGTAACATCGAAAACGTCAAAGCAGTGACACCGATGGACGTACTGAACATTCCGGTAAACGTTACAGCAGGAGCAGGAGGGCGGTATAAAGCCGACCAATACAGCAGTCTAGTGATTCAAGGCATTGACATGACCCAGCTCAAAGCGATGAGCTTCGACATCGTCAAAGGACGCGAGCCGCTGCGCAGCGGCGAAGTGCTTGCAGGCAAGAACACCGCCTATTCCTTTGGCGACAAATTCCGCTCCGACGAGGATTCCTTCCGCTACGCCCCAGACTCAGGAGCCTGCCAATGGAATCCGGAAACCAATCGTTGTGAGACCAGCGACAAGCCGGCTTTCTTCGATCCGCTGACCGTGAGCTATACGGCCTCAAAAGCAGCGGAGGACGAAGACGGACATGGCGGCGGCATCGGAGCCGGAATCACGCGGGACGGGCCCTCAGCGCCACAGGCCGCCAATGTCAACAACCCCGGAGGAACATTCAAGTTCAACGCGGTCGGTACACTCAAAAGCAATCAGACCGCTGGCGAATCGACCCACAACGGCTTTCTGATGAGCCTTGAAGACCTTCAGAAAATGCGCAAGGCCCTCGACCCATCCGCGCCGACACCCTCCGATTATTCGACGGTGCTGGTGAAAGTCGACGACATCTCGAAGGTCGCCCAGGTCCAGAAACATATACAATCGCTCGGCTATCAGGCCACTTCCAGCGAGGATATGCGCAAACAGATGCAGAAGGAATCCAACATGGTGCAATTGGCGTTGGGCGGCATCGGAGCGGTGGCGTTTCTCGTCGCCGCCATCGGCATCGCCAACACCATGGTGATGTCGGTGACCGAACGCACGCGCGAAATCGGCATCATGAAGGCGCTGGGCTGCAGGGTGCGCGACATCCGCCTCATGTTCTTGACGGAAGCGGCGGCGCTCGGCCTGTTGGGAGGGGTGGTTGGCTGCCTTCTGAGCGGACTGGCTTCCTTGGGTATCAACGCCGTCGCCAACAGCGCCACTTCACAGATGACGATGCCAGGGCAGGAAGCCACAAACATTTCCATTATCCCGTGGTGGCTTTACTTGTCAGCGCTCGTCTTCTGCTCGATCATCGGCCTGATTTTCGGATTTGGCCCGGCCAACAAGGCCGTGCGTATCCCTGCCTTTGACGCCATCAAGAATCAGGAATGA
- a CDS encoding ABC transporter permease codes for MNQNVSVHDQPPTSHLKNDISSVSSANGGIYTSESPHDIKDPKVATGNHHRFAALLAVAVTLVMLWVPSFFMHHGTANAEETDESIPAQQMSSDMAKSGSAAPASEPIAGPVPNVIITNFNYGNGPVAIGSNFNLVFTYQNKGQVAIQNMVITVDGGDMLAISGGTNTFYVSSLSAGHSLSQTVPMQALADAKSGAQGVTIHFAYEYVQNNQRSSASADIKVSVPLSQPTRMQINDPVIPEQVRAGEETTITLAYVNKGKGDIANLEATMEGEGFKASVPTQYLGNVASGGNGSIGYLFTPQKAGKLEAKFKVSYEDSDGKAQSKEYPISMNVGAKAEPANMTVSEELPKPNPLPFLIIAAVVLILVIALIVVLVRRHRKKKKAKLAAEEDDDDWDDDISDDNVAALNAGNPTTSYNQNETPANTPTVNDNMAATAVLPKTQPQYSDSTTLTNGSELGDPSSQSDDRFKPNAPEASQDSTLTSDEGRS; via the coding sequence ATGAACCAGAACGTATCCGTGCACGATCAACCACCGACGAGCCATCTAAAAAACGATATCTCTTCCGTAAGCTCCGCGAACGGTGGGATATACACGTCCGAATCCCCGCATGACATCAAAGATCCAAAGGTGGCGACCGGCAATCACCACCGATTCGCCGCACTGCTTGCGGTCGCGGTGACGCTGGTGATGCTGTGGGTTCCGTCATTTTTCATGCACCACGGTACGGCGAACGCCGAGGAAACAGACGAGTCCATCCCCGCCCAACAGATGTCAAGCGACATGGCCAAATCAGGCAGCGCCGCACCTGCCAGTGAACCGATAGCCGGCCCGGTACCCAACGTCATCATCACCAACTTCAACTATGGCAACGGGCCGGTAGCGATCGGCAGCAATTTCAACCTGGTCTTCACCTACCAGAACAAGGGGCAGGTAGCCATACAAAACATGGTGATTACCGTGGACGGCGGCGATATGCTCGCCATCTCCGGAGGCACCAACACCTTCTACGTCTCCTCGCTCTCGGCCGGGCACTCGCTATCCCAGACCGTGCCGATGCAGGCGCTGGCGGACGCGAAAAGCGGCGCGCAGGGCGTCACCATCCATTTCGCCTACGAGTACGTACAGAACAACCAGCGTTCCTCAGCCTCGGCCGACATCAAGGTTTCAGTGCCGCTGAGCCAGCCCACACGCATGCAGATCAACGATCCGGTGATTCCCGAACAAGTCAGGGCCGGCGAAGAGACCACCATCACACTCGCCTACGTCAACAAGGGCAAGGGCGACATCGCCAACCTTGAGGCCACCATGGAAGGCGAAGGGTTCAAGGCCAGCGTGCCCACACAGTATCTCGGCAATGTGGCCAGCGGAGGGAACGGCAGCATCGGCTACCTCTTCACCCCGCAGAAAGCCGGCAAACTCGAGGCGAAATTCAAGGTTTCATATGAGGACTCGGACGGCAAGGCGCAAAGCAAGGAATACCCGATCAGCATGAACGTGGGCGCAAAAGCCGAACCTGCGAATATGACCGTCTCTGAAGAACTGCCCAAACCCAACCCTCTCCCCTTCCTCATCATCGCTGCCGTGGTGCTTATCCTCGTCATCGCGCTAATCGTGGTACTCGTTCGCCGCCATCGCAAAAAGAAGAAGGCCAAGCTCGCCGCAGAAGAGGATGACGACGATTGGGATGATGACATCAGCGACGATAATGTCGCCGCTCTCAATGCCGGAAACCCCACCACGTCATACAACCAAAATGAAACGCCGGCAAACACGCCGACCGTCAACGACAACATGGCAGCCACCGCGGTATTGCCGAAAACTCAGCCTCAATATAGCGATTCCACAACATTGACAAACGGCTCAGAGCTCGGCGACCCGTCAAGCCAAAGCGACGACCGCTTCAAACCGAACGCTCCGGAAGCTTCGCAAGATTCCACTCTGACCTCCGACGAGGGCCGGTCATGA
- a CDS encoding ABC transporter ATP-binding protein, whose amino-acid sequence MHNLRKVYAVDDDKVVALARINLEIPRGQICCIFGESGSGKSTLLNQMAGMEKPTKGSVHIGHNNISQMSERELAAFRQRHIGFVFQSYNLLPHLTAVENVAMPLMFCGIDKVAREAKASKMLKRVGLGKRLKHFPSQMSGGQQQRVGIARAFIAKPEVVFADEPTGNLDSKTKNEVMTMMCAFARHYRQTLVLVTHDEHMAQYADRIVTLFDGHIVGDVMTENIAVQNHDFIDTGFLRPSVSIPHITATSGDGQADLARLANANSQQQTIRAKEPRQ is encoded by the coding sequence ATCCACAATCTTCGCAAGGTCTATGCGGTCGACGACGACAAGGTGGTCGCCCTCGCACGTATCAATCTCGAAATCCCACGCGGGCAGATCTGCTGTATTTTCGGGGAATCCGGCTCTGGCAAATCGACATTGTTGAACCAGATGGCAGGAATGGAGAAACCGACGAAGGGATCGGTGCATATCGGCCACAACAACATCTCGCAAATGAGCGAGCGCGAGCTGGCCGCGTTCCGCCAGCGTCATATCGGCTTCGTCTTCCAGTCCTACAATCTGCTCCCCCACCTGACAGCCGTTGAGAACGTGGCGATGCCGCTGATGTTCTGTGGAATCGACAAAGTAGCGCGGGAAGCAAAAGCAAGCAAAATGCTCAAACGGGTCGGCCTCGGCAAACGGCTCAAGCACTTCCCCTCGCAGATGTCCGGCGGACAGCAGCAGCGGGTGGGCATCGCCCGCGCGTTCATTGCCAAGCCGGAGGTCGTCTTCGCCGACGAACCGACCGGCAACCTCGATTCCAAGACCAAAAACGAAGTGATGACGATGATGTGCGCCTTCGCGCGGCACTATCGGCAGACCCTGGTGCTGGTCACCCACGACGAGCACATGGCGCAGTACGCTGACCGGATCGTCACCCTCTTCGACGGGCATATCGTCGGTGATGTGATGACAGAAAATATAGCCGTCCAGAACCATGATTTTATCGATACCGGATTCCTCCGGCCATCGGTTTCGATACCACACATCACAGCAACGTCAGGCGATGGTCAAGCGGATCTTGCCCGCCTTGCGAACGCGAACAGCCAACAACAGACTATCCGCGCAAAAGAGCCACGACAATGA